A genomic window from Cucumis melo cultivar AY chromosome 8, USDA_Cmelo_AY_1.0, whole genome shotgun sequence includes:
- the LOC103486095 gene encoding alternative NAD(P)H-ubiquinone oxidoreductase C1, chloroplastic/mitochondrial isoform X2 has protein sequence MAQIALSLSVTLGALNCASRGSGKLFPGSSGGLGTNSFRFSSSRVKGIRCAVSSSSNNNGGVAEISENELAKHFYAWPDYKKPRVCILGGGFGGLYTALRLESLYWPDNKKPQVVLVDQSEHFVFKPMLYELLSGEVDAWEVAPRFSDLLANTSIQFIQDKVKLVDPCDHYDANNPKNPSCSGTVYLESGLHIEYDWLVLALGAEAKLDLVPGAAEYALPFSTLSDAQRVDSQLKILERINFSKKSLIRVAVVGCGYSGVELAATISERLQDRGLVQAINMETMICPTAPPGNREAALKVLSSRNVELLLGYIVRSIQRVDDAETTEEVNNNRPSQGTQPDLATSRYRLELQPTERGSQGRILEADLVLWTVGSKSLLPTLEPSENYRKQLPLNGRGQAETDETLRVRGHPRIFALGDSSALRDSNGRPLPATAQVAFQQADFAGWNLWAAINNRPLLPFRYQNLGEMMTLGRNDASVSPSFIEGLTLEGPIGHAARKMAYLIRLPTDEHRVKVGISWLTKSAVDSIATIQTTLTNVFTSQ, from the exons ATGGCCCAAATTGCATTATCTTTATCTGTCACCCTTGGAGCCCTCAATT GTGCATCCAGGGGATCTGGAAAACTTTTTCCAGGTTCTTCAGGAGGACTTGGAACCAATTCATTTCGGTTCTCAAGTTCTCGAGTTAAAGGGATAAGATGTGCTGTTTCTAGTTCATCAAATAACAATGGAGGCGTTGCAGAGATATCTGAAAATGAATTGGCTAAGCATTTCTATGCCTGGCCAGATTACAAG AAGCCAAGAGTATGCATCCTAGGTGGAGGTTTTGGAGGATTGTATACGGCTCTGAGACTTGAATCTCTTTACTGGCCAGATAATAAGAAACCTCAG GTGGTTCTTGTTGATCAGTCTGAACATTTTGTTTTCAAGCCAATGCTGTATGAACTTCTATCTGGAG AAGTAGATGCATGGGAAGTTGCACCTCGTTTTTCTGATCTGCTGGCAAACACTAGCATCCAGTTTATTCAAGACAAAGTGAAACTCGTGGACCCCTGTGATCATTATGATGCAAACAATCCTAAAAATCCTAGTTGTAGTGGAACTGTATATCTTGAAAGTGGCCTCCATATTGAATATGATTG GCTGGTTCTTGCCTTGGGCGCTGAAGCTAAGCTTGATCTCGTACCTGGGGCTGCTGAATACGCTTTACCTTTCTCTACTCTTTCAGATGCACAA AGGGTCGACAGCCAGTTGAAGATCCTGGAGAGGATTAACTTTAGTAAGAAATCCTTGATTCGGGTGGCTGTTGTTGGTTGTGGTTACTCTGGCGTTGAGTTAGCCGCCACGATATCCGAGAGACTGCAAGACAGAGGGTTGGTGCAAGCTATTAACATGGAGACCATGATTTGCCCTACTGCTCCACCAGGGAATAGAGAGGCCGCACTTAAA GTTCTATCATCTCGGAATGTTGAACTTCTCCTAGGTTACATCGTCCGCAGTATTCAGAGAGTGGATGATGCAGAAACCACTGAAGAGGTTAACAACAACAGACCAAGCCAAGGCACTCAACCAGATCTTGCTACGAGTAGGTATAGGTTGGAACTTCAACCCACCGAAAGAGGATCTCAAGGTCGCATTCTGGAAGCAGATTTAGTACTATGGACTGTTGGATCAAAGTCTCTTCTCCCAACATTGGAACCTTCTGAAAATTATCGCAAGCAACTTCCTCTGAATGGTCGGGGTCAAGCTGAAACCGACGAAACTCTTCGTGTTAGGGGTCATCCACGAATATTTGCTCTTGGTGACTCCTCTGCCTTAAGAGATTCAAATGGGCGACCTCTTCCTGCCACGGCACAG GTTGCTTTCCAGCAAGCAGACTTCGCTGGTTGGAATCTCTGGGCTGCTATCAACAACCGTCCTCTTTTGCCCTTTAG ATATCAGAATTTAGGAGAGATGATGACTTTGGGAAGAAATGACGCTTCAGTTTCTCCAAGTTTCATCGAAGGTTTAACCTTGGAAGGTCCGATCGGTCATGCAG CAAGAAAAATGGCATACTTGATAAGGCTACCGACGGATGAGCATAGGGTTAAAGTGGGGATCAGTTGGCTTACAAAGTCTGCTGTTGATTCCATTGCAACAATTCAAACCACTTTAACTAATGTATTCACTTCTCAGTGA
- the LOC103486095 gene encoding alternative NAD(P)H-ubiquinone oxidoreductase C1, chloroplastic/mitochondrial isoform X1, translated as MAQIALSLSVTLGALNFAGASRGSGKLFPGSSGGLGTNSFRFSSSRVKGIRCAVSSSSNNNGGVAEISENELAKHFYAWPDYKKPRVCILGGGFGGLYTALRLESLYWPDNKKPQVVLVDQSEHFVFKPMLYELLSGEVDAWEVAPRFSDLLANTSIQFIQDKVKLVDPCDHYDANNPKNPSCSGTVYLESGLHIEYDWLVLALGAEAKLDLVPGAAEYALPFSTLSDAQRVDSQLKILERINFSKKSLIRVAVVGCGYSGVELAATISERLQDRGLVQAINMETMICPTAPPGNREAALKVLSSRNVELLLGYIVRSIQRVDDAETTEEVNNNRPSQGTQPDLATSRYRLELQPTERGSQGRILEADLVLWTVGSKSLLPTLEPSENYRKQLPLNGRGQAETDETLRVRGHPRIFALGDSSALRDSNGRPLPATAQVAFQQADFAGWNLWAAINNRPLLPFRYQNLGEMMTLGRNDASVSPSFIEGLTLEGPIGHAARKMAYLIRLPTDEHRVKVGISWLTKSAVDSIATIQTTLTNVFTSQ; from the exons ATGGCCCAAATTGCATTATCTTTATCTGTCACCCTTGGAGCCCTCAATT TTGCAGGTGCATCCAGGGGATCTGGAAAACTTTTTCCAGGTTCTTCAGGAGGACTTGGAACCAATTCATTTCGGTTCTCAAGTTCTCGAGTTAAAGGGATAAGATGTGCTGTTTCTAGTTCATCAAATAACAATGGAGGCGTTGCAGAGATATCTGAAAATGAATTGGCTAAGCATTTCTATGCCTGGCCAGATTACAAG AAGCCAAGAGTATGCATCCTAGGTGGAGGTTTTGGAGGATTGTATACGGCTCTGAGACTTGAATCTCTTTACTGGCCAGATAATAAGAAACCTCAG GTGGTTCTTGTTGATCAGTCTGAACATTTTGTTTTCAAGCCAATGCTGTATGAACTTCTATCTGGAG AAGTAGATGCATGGGAAGTTGCACCTCGTTTTTCTGATCTGCTGGCAAACACTAGCATCCAGTTTATTCAAGACAAAGTGAAACTCGTGGACCCCTGTGATCATTATGATGCAAACAATCCTAAAAATCCTAGTTGTAGTGGAACTGTATATCTTGAAAGTGGCCTCCATATTGAATATGATTG GCTGGTTCTTGCCTTGGGCGCTGAAGCTAAGCTTGATCTCGTACCTGGGGCTGCTGAATACGCTTTACCTTTCTCTACTCTTTCAGATGCACAA AGGGTCGACAGCCAGTTGAAGATCCTGGAGAGGATTAACTTTAGTAAGAAATCCTTGATTCGGGTGGCTGTTGTTGGTTGTGGTTACTCTGGCGTTGAGTTAGCCGCCACGATATCCGAGAGACTGCAAGACAGAGGGTTGGTGCAAGCTATTAACATGGAGACCATGATTTGCCCTACTGCTCCACCAGGGAATAGAGAGGCCGCACTTAAA GTTCTATCATCTCGGAATGTTGAACTTCTCCTAGGTTACATCGTCCGCAGTATTCAGAGAGTGGATGATGCAGAAACCACTGAAGAGGTTAACAACAACAGACCAAGCCAAGGCACTCAACCAGATCTTGCTACGAGTAGGTATAGGTTGGAACTTCAACCCACCGAAAGAGGATCTCAAGGTCGCATTCTGGAAGCAGATTTAGTACTATGGACTGTTGGATCAAAGTCTCTTCTCCCAACATTGGAACCTTCTGAAAATTATCGCAAGCAACTTCCTCTGAATGGTCGGGGTCAAGCTGAAACCGACGAAACTCTTCGTGTTAGGGGTCATCCACGAATATTTGCTCTTGGTGACTCCTCTGCCTTAAGAGATTCAAATGGGCGACCTCTTCCTGCCACGGCACAG GTTGCTTTCCAGCAAGCAGACTTCGCTGGTTGGAATCTCTGGGCTGCTATCAACAACCGTCCTCTTTTGCCCTTTAG ATATCAGAATTTAGGAGAGATGATGACTTTGGGAAGAAATGACGCTTCAGTTTCTCCAAGTTTCATCGAAGGTTTAACCTTGGAAGGTCCGATCGGTCATGCAG CAAGAAAAATGGCATACTTGATAAGGCTACCGACGGATGAGCATAGGGTTAAAGTGGGGATCAGTTGGCTTACAAAGTCTGCTGTTGATTCCATTGCAACAATTCAAACCACTTTAACTAATGTATTCACTTCTCAGTGA
- the LOC103486095 gene encoding alternative NAD(P)H-ubiquinone oxidoreductase C1, chloroplastic/mitochondrial isoform X3, translated as MFAGASRGSGKLFPGSSGGLGTNSFRFSSSRVKGIRCAVSSSSNNNGGVAEISENELAKHFYAWPDYKKPRVCILGGGFGGLYTALRLESLYWPDNKKPQVVLVDQSEHFVFKPMLYELLSGEVDAWEVAPRFSDLLANTSIQFIQDKVKLVDPCDHYDANNPKNPSCSGTVYLESGLHIEYDWLVLALGAEAKLDLVPGAAEYALPFSTLSDAQRVDSQLKILERINFSKKSLIRVAVVGCGYSGVELAATISERLQDRGLVQAINMETMICPTAPPGNREAALKVLSSRNVELLLGYIVRSIQRVDDAETTEEVNNNRPSQGTQPDLATSRYRLELQPTERGSQGRILEADLVLWTVGSKSLLPTLEPSENYRKQLPLNGRGQAETDETLRVRGHPRIFALGDSSALRDSNGRPLPATAQVAFQQADFAGWNLWAAINNRPLLPFRYQNLGEMMTLGRNDASVSPSFIEGLTLEGPIGHAARKMAYLIRLPTDEHRVKVGISWLTKSAVDSIATIQTTLTNVFTSQ; from the exons ATGT TTGCAGGTGCATCCAGGGGATCTGGAAAACTTTTTCCAGGTTCTTCAGGAGGACTTGGAACCAATTCATTTCGGTTCTCAAGTTCTCGAGTTAAAGGGATAAGATGTGCTGTTTCTAGTTCATCAAATAACAATGGAGGCGTTGCAGAGATATCTGAAAATGAATTGGCTAAGCATTTCTATGCCTGGCCAGATTACAAG AAGCCAAGAGTATGCATCCTAGGTGGAGGTTTTGGAGGATTGTATACGGCTCTGAGACTTGAATCTCTTTACTGGCCAGATAATAAGAAACCTCAG GTGGTTCTTGTTGATCAGTCTGAACATTTTGTTTTCAAGCCAATGCTGTATGAACTTCTATCTGGAG AAGTAGATGCATGGGAAGTTGCACCTCGTTTTTCTGATCTGCTGGCAAACACTAGCATCCAGTTTATTCAAGACAAAGTGAAACTCGTGGACCCCTGTGATCATTATGATGCAAACAATCCTAAAAATCCTAGTTGTAGTGGAACTGTATATCTTGAAAGTGGCCTCCATATTGAATATGATTG GCTGGTTCTTGCCTTGGGCGCTGAAGCTAAGCTTGATCTCGTACCTGGGGCTGCTGAATACGCTTTACCTTTCTCTACTCTTTCAGATGCACAA AGGGTCGACAGCCAGTTGAAGATCCTGGAGAGGATTAACTTTAGTAAGAAATCCTTGATTCGGGTGGCTGTTGTTGGTTGTGGTTACTCTGGCGTTGAGTTAGCCGCCACGATATCCGAGAGACTGCAAGACAGAGGGTTGGTGCAAGCTATTAACATGGAGACCATGATTTGCCCTACTGCTCCACCAGGGAATAGAGAGGCCGCACTTAAA GTTCTATCATCTCGGAATGTTGAACTTCTCCTAGGTTACATCGTCCGCAGTATTCAGAGAGTGGATGATGCAGAAACCACTGAAGAGGTTAACAACAACAGACCAAGCCAAGGCACTCAACCAGATCTTGCTACGAGTAGGTATAGGTTGGAACTTCAACCCACCGAAAGAGGATCTCAAGGTCGCATTCTGGAAGCAGATTTAGTACTATGGACTGTTGGATCAAAGTCTCTTCTCCCAACATTGGAACCTTCTGAAAATTATCGCAAGCAACTTCCTCTGAATGGTCGGGGTCAAGCTGAAACCGACGAAACTCTTCGTGTTAGGGGTCATCCACGAATATTTGCTCTTGGTGACTCCTCTGCCTTAAGAGATTCAAATGGGCGACCTCTTCCTGCCACGGCACAG GTTGCTTTCCAGCAAGCAGACTTCGCTGGTTGGAATCTCTGGGCTGCTATCAACAACCGTCCTCTTTTGCCCTTTAG ATATCAGAATTTAGGAGAGATGATGACTTTGGGAAGAAATGACGCTTCAGTTTCTCCAAGTTTCATCGAAGGTTTAACCTTGGAAGGTCCGATCGGTCATGCAG CAAGAAAAATGGCATACTTGATAAGGCTACCGACGGATGAGCATAGGGTTAAAGTGGGGATCAGTTGGCTTACAAAGTCTGCTGTTGATTCCATTGCAACAATTCAAACCACTTTAACTAATGTATTCACTTCTCAGTGA
- the LOC127150676 gene encoding uncharacterized protein LOC127150676, with the protein MANNNLVSFQVPRLMKENYSSWRIRMKALLGSQDVWDIVNNGYEEPESDVALSQAQREALQNTRKKDQKALTIIHQAIDDSNFEKISRATTTHQAWKFLKNTDKRVDRVKKVRLQTLTGDYESLHMKEFESISDYTSRLLVVVNEKKRYGETISDEQVVEKILHSLDERFNFIVVAIEESKDLSTMDGFFTSP; encoded by the coding sequence atgGCAAACAACAATTTAGTTTCCTTTCAAGTACCTCGACTTATGAAAGAAAATTATAGCAGTTGGCGTATTCGAATGAAAGCTCTACTTGGTTCACAAGATGTGTGGGACATTGTTAATAATGGTTATGAAGAACCAGAAAGTGATGTGGCTTTAAGTCAAGCTCAACGAGAAGCTTTACAAAATACAAGGAAAAAAGATCAAAAGGCTCTCACCATCATTCATCAAGCCATTGATGATTccaattttgagaaaatttctaGAGCAACTACTACACATCAAGCATGGAAATTTTTGAAGAATACGGATAAAAGAGTAGATCGAGTCAAGAAGGTTCGTCTTCAAACATTGACAGGTGATTATGAATCACTGCATATGAAGGAGTTTGAATCAATTTCAGATTATACTTCAAGATTGCTAGTAGTagtaaatgaaaagaaaagatatgGTGAGACAATAAGTGATGAGCAAGTGGTAGAAAAGATACTTCACTCATTAGATGAAAGATTCAATTTCATCGTTGTAGCTATTGAAGAATCGAAGGATTTGAGTACAATGGATGGGTTCTTTACAAGCCCATGA